In the genome of Acidobacteriota bacterium, the window GTGGTGCTCGACCGCAACCCGCTCGACGACATCCGGCATTCCACCGCCGTGCGGTACGTGATGAAGGACGGCGAGCTCTTCGAGGGCGACACCTTGCGCCGAGTCTGGCCCGTGGAGGCCGACCTCCCGCCGTTCTGGTGGTGGGACGGGGGGCCGAAGGACCGACGCGAGCGGCGTTGATCGGATCGCGGCCTGACCGCCGGCTGAGGTGCCGGCGGGTGAGGAGGGCGCGTCGTGGCGGTATGATGCCGCCATGACTTCATGGGTCCGCCATCTCCTCGTCCTGTCGGGTCTCGTGCTGGGTCTCGTGTCGTCCGCCGCGGCCATCGACGTCACCGACACCCGCCTGCTCTCGCAGCCCGCCGTCAGCGCCCGGCACCTCGCCTTCATCTACGCCGGCGACCTCTACGTCAGCGACCTCGCCGGCCACGCGGTGCGTCGCCTGACGAGCGACGAGGGCATCGAGCGCAACCCGGCGTTCTCGCCCGATGGGTCGCGCATCGCGTTCAGCGCGGAGTACGACGGCAACGTCGACGTGTTCGTCGTGCCCGTCGAGGGCGGCGTGCCGACGCGGCTCACGTGGCACCCCGGGCCCGACCTCGTCCAGGGTTTCACGCCAGACGGCACGCGCGTGCTGTTCACGTCGCCGCGCGCGGTGTTCACGAACCGCTACACGCAGCTCTTCACGGTCCCGGTCGATGGCGGCCTCGAAGAGGCGCTGCCGGTGCCCAACGCGGCGAGCGCCGCGTACTCACGGACCGGCGATCGGCTGGCCTACAACCCGTACGCTCCCGCGCACCTGCAGTGGAAACGCTACCGCGGGGGGACGACGGCCGAGGTCGTGATCTACGACGTGAAGACGCACGCGACGGCCAAGGTCCAGCAGCCGCCCTCGCGGGCCAACGACGTCGACCCGCGGTGGATGAACGATGTCGTCTATTTCCGGTCGGACCGGGCCGGCGAGTTCAATCTCTTCGCCTTCGACCCGGCGAGCCGGCAGGTCACCGAGCTCACGACCCACGACGACTTCCCCGTGCTGTCGTTCGGCGCCGCAGCCGGGCGCATCGTCTACGAGCAGGCCGGCTACCTGCACCTGTACGAGGTGGCCACGAGGACCACGCGGCGGCTGACCATTGGTGTCGTGTCGGACCTCGTCGATCGGCGCCCGCGGTTCGTCAAAGGGGCGCAGTGGATCCGGAGCATGAGCGTGTCTCCGTCGGGCAAGCGGGCGGCGTTCGAGTTCCGCGGCGAGATCGTGACGGTGCCGGCCGAGAAGGGTCACCCCCGGGTGATCACGAACACGCCAGGCGCACACGAGCGCGCCCCAGCCTGGTCGCCAGACGGCACGTCGATCGCGTACCTCTCGGACGCGTCGGGTGAGTACGCGCTCCACGTGGCGCCGCAGGATGGCGCTGGTGACGTGCGGCGCATCGCACTCGCCGGCAGCGGGTTCTACGACCGGCCGATGTGGTCGCCCGACTCGGCGCGGATCGCCCTGCGCGACAACGGCCGCAGCGTGTACGTCGTGGAGGTCGCGTCGGGCAGGATCGACACCGTGGCGACCGAGCCGCTGTACCGGCCCGGTGCGTTCGCCGACAGCAGCTACCGCTGGTCGCCCGATTCGAAGTGGCTCGTGTACACGCTCTACAGTCGCGCGCAGATCCAGTCGGCTCACCTCTACTCGATCGACCAGCGTCGATCGTTCCCGCTCACCGACGGGCTGAGCGATGTCAGCGAGCCGGTCTTCGACCCGAACGGCAAGTACCTGTACCTGCTCGCGTCGACCGATGCCGGCCCCGTCCGCGACTGGTTCTCGCAGTCGAGCGCGGACATGCGCGCCACCCGGGCCATCTATCTCGTCGTGCTCGCGAAGGGTGAAGCCTCGCCGCTCGCGGCCGAGAGCGACGAGGAGGGAGGCGCCAGCGACGACGAGAAGGCGGGTGACGCGAGGAGCGCGAAGGCCGACGCCGCGAAGAAGCCCGAGGCCGTGTCCGTCCGGATCGATGTCGACGGACTGAGCACGCGGATCGTCGCGCTGCCCGTGCCGGCCGCCGACTACCGCAGCCTCCAGGTGGGCGAGACGGGGAAGGTCCACGTGCTGCGCACCGCGGACGAGGAGACGACGCTGCGGTGGTTCGACCTGAAGACGCGGAAGATGGAGACGCTCGCGGGCCCCGTGTACGACTACGTCATCTCGGCCGACGGCAAGACGCTGCTCTACAGGCATGACGAGCAGTTCGCGATCGTCCCGACGGCGAAGAAGGCCGAAGGCACGAGCGGACGCCTCGACGTCGCGTCAATCGAGGTGCGCATCGACCCGCCCGCCGAGTGGGCGCAGATGTTCGACGAGGCGTGGCGCATCAACCGCGACTACTTCTATGCCACCAACATGCACGGCGCCGACTGGCCCGCGATGAAGACGAAGTACGCGCCGTTCGTGCCGGCGCTCGCACACCGCATTGACCTCGTGCGCGTCATCCAGTGGATGCTGAGCGAACTGGCCGTGGGGCACTCCTACGGTGGAGGCGGCGACCCGCGGCGACGGCCCGAGACGGTGCCCGGCGGGCTGCTCGGCGCCGACTACGAGGTAGCCAACGGCCGCTATCGGTTCGAGAAGGTGTACGGCGGGCTGAACTGGACGCCAACGCTCCGCTCGCCGCTCACTGAGCCGGGTGTCGACGTGGTCGCCGGGGAGTACCTCCTGGCTGTCCACGGCGTCGACCTCCGCCCCCCGACGAACCTGCACAGCCTCTTCGAGAACACCGCGAACCGACAGGTGCGGATCACCGTGGGCCCGAACCCGGACGGTGCCGGGTCGCGCACCGTGACCGTGGTGCCGCTCGGCAATGAGGCCGCGTTGCGCAATCGCGACTGGGTCGAAGGCAACCTGCGCAAGGTGACCGAGGCCACCAACGGCCGCGTGGCCTACGTGTACGTGCCGAACACGGCGGGGCTCGGTCACGAGTACTTCAAGCGCTACTTCTTCCCGCAGACCGACCGCGAGGCCATCATCGTCGACGAGCGGTTCAACGGCGGCGGCCTCGTGGCCGACTACTACATCGACCTGCTGCGACGGCCCCTGATTGCGTACTGGGCGACGCGCCACGGCGAGCCCATTCGCACGCCGTCGGCGATGATTCCCGGGCCGAAGGTGATGATCGCCGACGAGACCGCCGGCTCTGGCGGCGACCTCCTGCCGTGGATGTTCCGGAAGTTCGGCCTCGGGCCCATCGTCGGCCAGCGCACGTGGGGCGGCCTCGTGGGCATCCTCGGGTTCCCGGTGCTGATGGACGGCGGCAGCGTGACGGCGCCGAATCTCGCCATCTTCACCGAGGACGGATGGATCGTCGAGAACGAGGGCGTGCCGCCCGACATCGAGGTCGAGCAGACGCCGGCCGAGGTCATCGCCGGGCGCGATCCACAACTCGAACGGGCGATTGCGGTCGTGATGGAGGCGCTCGAGAAACAGCCGGTACGGGTGCCCGCGCGGCCGGCCGATCCGGTGCGGTGACGTCGGGGCCCTTCCCGCCCGCACGACGAGCAGCAGGGGCATGCTAGACTAGTCAATGACTGGTTGAATCGTTACGTCCACCATGGCTACGGTCACCGCATTCGAAGCGAAGACCCGCTTCGGCGAACTGCTGGAGCGCGTGTCGAGGGGCGAGGAGGTCGTCATCACCCGCCACGACAAGCCCGTGGCTCGTCTCGTCCCTGAAGGCGCGCCGCGTGTGGACGAGGTTCGGCGAAGCGTGGCGGGCCTGCGCGAGCTCCAGCAGCAGATTCGGCGACGATCGAAGGCCACACTGAGCGATCGCGAGGCGCGATCGGCCATCGACCGCGGGCGCCTGTGACGCAGACATTCGTCGCAGACGCCTCGGTGGCGATCGCGTGGGTGCATCCCGCGCAGGCGACGAGGGAGACCGAGGCGATGCTCGACGCCATCGCCGACGGCGCCACGCTGGAAGTCCCCGCTCTCTGGCCGCTCGAGGTCGCCAACGCCCTCCTCGTGCTGGTTCGCCGCCGCAAGCTCAACGAGAACGAGCGACTGGCGGCGCTCGGATGGCTTCGTGGCCTCCGTGTGCGGATCGACCACGAGGCGTCGTCGCTCGCGTGGTCGAGACTGTCGGAGCTGGCCGCAGCCCACGGCCTGTCGGTGCACGACGCCGCGTATCTCGAGCTGGCCGAGCGCCGCTGCCTGCCCCTGGGGTGCAAGGATGGCCCCTTGCGACTGGCCGCCTCCAGAGCCGGCGTTGGCGTCTGGCGGTGAGTCGGTCGAGGAGGACACGCTCTCGGGTATTCTCGTCCCCAGTGGTTCCCAGACTCTCGCTCGTTGTTCTCGCCCTGGCCTCCGCAGCCATCCCCGTCGTGTCGTTCATCGACGCCGTCTGGGCGCAGTGGACGTTCGCGCTGCTCGCACTCGGCTTTCCTGTCGCGCTGATGGCCGTTGGCGCCGCTCGCGGCGGGCGCGTCGGCTGGCTGGGTGGCGTCTTCGCCTGCCTGCTCGCCCTGCTCGTCACAAGCGGCGTCACGATCGTGTCGAGCGCCGGTGCGGAATCGCACGCGGGAGGGTGGCTCGGCCTGCCGGCGTCGTTCGTCGTGTTCGCCCTGGGCGTGTGGCTCGTGCCCTTCGTGCTCACGATCGCGGCCTACGCGCGCTCGTTCGAGCGTTTCGGTGTTTCCACCGACGACCTCGACCGTCTGCGGCGTGCCGCGGGCCGTCGCGACGGCTCGTGATTCATGCCGATCCTCTCGCGCCCCTGGATCGTCGCGAGCGCGCTCGCCTACGTGGTCATCACGCTCGCCATTGGCTGGTGGGCGATGCGGCGCACGAAGACGGCGGCCGACTTCTTCGTCGCAGGCCGCAACCTCGGCCTCGCCGTGACCGGCCTGGCGGCGATGTCGGCGGCCTACAGCGGCTTCGCCTTCCTCGGAGGCCCCGGCCTGACCTACCGTCTCGGCGCCGGCGCGTTCTTCATCTGCTTCCCGGTCGGCTTCACCGCCGCGCTCATCTGCTGGAGCGTCGCCAAGCGGCTGCGCCTGATCGCCGAGGTGCGCCGCATCTATACGGTACCCGACGTGCTGCACGCCAGGTTCCGCAGTCGTACGACTGCGGGGCTGGGCGCGCTCGCCATCGTCGTCGGGACGGTGGGGTATCTCGGCGCGCAGGTGCTGGCGCTCGGCATCGTCGTCGAGGCGGTGTTCGGCACGAAGGCGTGGGCGGGCGAGTGGAGCCTGCCCGTCGCGATGACGCTCGGCGCGACCGTGCTCCTCGCCTACAGCGTCGCCGGTGGCATGGTCGCCGGCGTCTACACCGACCTCTTCCAGGGCGTCACGATGCTGGTCGTCGGCGTCGCGGTCTTCGGGCACGTGCTCGCGGTCACCGGCGGCATCGAGACGATGGCCGCGAGCATCGTGAACGCTCCGGCACTCGGTCGGACGTTCCTGGATCCGGTGGGCCGCGCGGGTGTCTGGCTCGCGTTCGGGCTGCTGTTCACCTTCGGCGTCGGCTGCATCGGTCAGCCGCACGTGATCCACAAGTTCCTGATGCTCAGGGATCCGCGCGACTTGAAATGGATGCCGCTCGTCCTCGGCGGCGGTCAGAGCCTGTGCATCCTGCTCTGGGTCGGCGTGGGTCTGGCCGTACCGGCGCTCGTGGCCCAGGGCCGCCTCGCGCCGCTCGCGAACCCGGACGAGGCCACGGTGGCATATCTGCTCGGCTTCGCGCCGGAGTTCCTCGCCGGTCTCGTGCTGGCGAGCGTGCTGGCGGCCATCATGTCGACGGCCGACTCGTTCACCAACATCGCCGCTGCGGCCCTCGTCCGCGACCTGCCGACCGCGTTGGGCCGGCCGCTGCGCGACGAGCTGTACTGGGGCCGCGTCGCGACGCTCGTGACGACGCTGGCCGCAGGGGCCGTCGCGTACTTCTACGGCGACCTCATCGCGTTGCTCGGCGCGTTCTCGTTCGGCACGCTGGGCGCGGCGTTGACGCCTGCGCTCGCCCTCGGCCTGAACTGGCGGCGGGTCAACGCCACGGCGGCCAGCGCGTCGATTGCCACCGGCGCGACGCTGAACGTCACGCTCGAGTTCTTCGCGCGTCAGACCTTCTTCGCCGGGCTGCCATCGCTGCCCTTCGCGGCCGGCGTCCAGTCCACTGCCGTGTCGCTCGCCGTCTCGTTCGCGGTGCTGATCTTCGTCACGCTCGCGACATCGCGCGCCGATGACGAGGTGGACGAGGACGTGCGCCTGGTGATGGAGATGTGACGTGCCCGAGGCCCGGACCACGCCGGTGAACGGGGGGCCGGGGCTCGCTGCCGAGGCCTCTGCACGGCCCCGCCTCCAGTTCCGGGGCGGGATGGCCGGCCTGTTCGTGCCGTTTGCCGTGATGTTCGCCGGCGTGTTGTGGCTCGGCCTGAGCGGCGTCGCGATCCCGGAGGCCTACTGGCCCGTCGTCATCCTCGCGCTGTTGGTCGGCCTGCTTCTCGTCCGCGACGAGCGCGCGTGGGTCGACGCGCTCGTGGCCGGCATCGCGTCGCCCATGCTCGGGTTCATGCTCCTCGCCTGGTTCCTGGCGGGCATCCTCGGCCGCCTGCTCGGTGAGACGGGCATCATCGAAGGGCTCGTCTGGCTGGCGCTGCAGGCCGGGCTCACCGCGGAATGGTATCCGCTCGCGACGTTCCTCATCGCCGCGGGCCTCTCCATTTCCACCGGCACCTCGATCGGGACCATCCTCGCGGCGACACCGATCCTGCTCCCCGCCGGGCTCGCGCTCGGCGCCGACCCCCTCCTGCTCACGGGCGGCATCATCGGTGGCGCCTTCGTCGGCGACAATCTGGCGCCGATCTCCGACACGACGATCGTCTCGGCGTACAGCCAGGGCACCGAGGTGAGCCTCGTCGTGCGGAGCCGCCTGCGATACGCAGCCGTGGCAGGCGGCGCGACCATCGCCCTGTACGTCGTCCTCGCACTGCTGGCGCCGTCCCCATCAGGCGCCTCCACGACCGCCATCGAGGCGTCCCCGCACGGTCTCGCGATGCTCGTCGTGCCCGCGCTGCTCATCAGC includes:
- a CDS encoding PD40 domain-containing protein — its product is MTSWVRHLLVLSGLVLGLVSSAAAIDVTDTRLLSQPAVSARHLAFIYAGDLYVSDLAGHAVRRLTSDEGIERNPAFSPDGSRIAFSAEYDGNVDVFVVPVEGGVPTRLTWHPGPDLVQGFTPDGTRVLFTSPRAVFTNRYTQLFTVPVDGGLEEALPVPNAASAAYSRTGDRLAYNPYAPAHLQWKRYRGGTTAEVVIYDVKTHATAKVQQPPSRANDVDPRWMNDVVYFRSDRAGEFNLFAFDPASRQVTELTTHDDFPVLSFGAAAGRIVYEQAGYLHLYEVATRTTRRLTIGVVSDLVDRRPRFVKGAQWIRSMSVSPSGKRAAFEFRGEIVTVPAEKGHPRVITNTPGAHERAPAWSPDGTSIAYLSDASGEYALHVAPQDGAGDVRRIALAGSGFYDRPMWSPDSARIALRDNGRSVYVVEVASGRIDTVATEPLYRPGAFADSSYRWSPDSKWLVYTLYSRAQIQSAHLYSIDQRRSFPLTDGLSDVSEPVFDPNGKYLYLLASTDAGPVRDWFSQSSADMRATRAIYLVVLAKGEASPLAAESDEEGGASDDEKAGDARSAKADAAKKPEAVSVRIDVDGLSTRIVALPVPAADYRSLQVGETGKVHVLRTADEETTLRWFDLKTRKMETLAGPVYDYVISADGKTLLYRHDEQFAIVPTAKKAEGTSGRLDVASIEVRIDPPAEWAQMFDEAWRINRDYFYATNMHGADWPAMKTKYAPFVPALAHRIDLVRVIQWMLSELAVGHSYGGGGDPRRRPETVPGGLLGADYEVANGRYRFEKVYGGLNWTPTLRSPLTEPGVDVVAGEYLLAVHGVDLRPPTNLHSLFENTANRQVRITVGPNPDGAGSRTVTVVPLGNEAALRNRDWVEGNLRKVTEATNGRVAYVYVPNTAGLGHEYFKRYFFPQTDREAIIVDERFNGGGLVADYYIDLLRRPLIAYWATRHGEPIRTPSAMIPGPKVMIADETAGSGGDLLPWMFRKFGLGPIVGQRTWGGLVGILGFPVLMDGGSVTAPNLAIFTEDGWIVENEGVPPDIEVEQTPAEVIAGRDPQLERAIAVVMEALEKQPVRVPARPADPVR
- a CDS encoding type II toxin-antitoxin system prevent-host-death family antitoxin — encoded protein: MATVTAFEAKTRFGELLERVSRGEEVVITRHDKPVARLVPEGAPRVDEVRRSVAGLRELQQQIRRRSKATLSDREARSAIDRGRL
- a CDS encoding type II toxin-antitoxin system VapC family toxin → MTQTFVADASVAIAWVHPAQATRETEAMLDAIADGATLEVPALWPLEVANALLVLVRRRKLNENERLAALGWLRGLRVRIDHEASSLAWSRLSELAAAHGLSVHDAAYLELAERRCLPLGCKDGPLRLAASRAGVGVWR